In Micromonospora sp. WMMD980, the following are encoded in one genomic region:
- a CDS encoding alpha/beta fold hydrolase has translation MRAVSADRGRQWRQRENDNWLRRYRPSERPAVRLLCLPHAGGSATSFLSLARALPATIDVVAVQYPGRQDRRAEPSEDRLTTLADRIVAVLAGRPGPPLALFGHSLGAVVAYEVALRLEATGSGPAHLFASGRRAPSRYRDEQVHRRDDAGVLAELAVLNGTDFSIMDDPDVIAMIMPALRADYRAIETYRHDPGRRLRCPVTALVGDDDPRTSRDEAADWARHTDGPFTLEVLPGGHFYLVDRIADVVDVVSSTLTGGVGERPGPS, from the coding sequence ATGCGGGCAGTTTCGGCGGACCGTGGCCGGCAGTGGCGGCAACGGGAGAACGACAATTGGTTGCGCAGATATCGTCCGAGTGAGCGGCCGGCGGTCCGGTTGCTGTGCCTGCCGCACGCCGGCGGGTCCGCAACCTCTTTTCTGTCGCTCGCCCGCGCGCTTCCGGCGACCATCGACGTGGTGGCCGTGCAATATCCGGGCCGGCAGGATCGGCGTGCGGAGCCGAGCGAGGACCGGTTGACGACGCTCGCCGACCGGATCGTCGCCGTGCTGGCGGGGCGTCCGGGGCCACCGCTGGCGCTGTTCGGGCACAGCCTGGGCGCGGTCGTCGCGTACGAGGTGGCGTTGCGGCTCGAGGCCACCGGGTCGGGACCGGCGCACCTGTTCGCCTCCGGCCGCCGCGCACCGTCCCGCTACCGCGACGAGCAGGTGCACCGGCGCGACGATGCGGGCGTGCTGGCCGAACTCGCGGTGCTCAACGGCACCGACTTCTCGATCATGGACGACCCCGACGTCATCGCCATGATCATGCCGGCCCTGCGGGCGGACTACCGGGCGATCGAGACGTACCGGCACGATCCGGGTCGGCGCCTGCGGTGTCCCGTCACCGCCCTGGTGGGCGACGACGATCCGAGGACCTCGCGGGACGAGGCGGCGGACTGGGCGCGGCACACCGACGGGCCGTTCACGCTGGAGGTCCTGCCCGGTGGGCACTTCTATCTCGTCGACCGGATCGCCGACGTCGTGGACGTCGTGTCGTCCACGCTCACGGGCGGGGTAGGGGAGCGGCCGGGACCGAGCTAG
- a CDS encoding helix-turn-helix domain-containing protein encodes MSQRNVCVSEQAARAKACTVREVLDRVGGKWSVGVIIEASQAPVRFTELERKIEGISRRMLTLTLRNLERDGLLTRTVYPTVPPKVEYVATDMARELYESLVTLTDWAERHRAAITASREAYDSGRELVESKTSA; translated from the coding sequence ATGTCACAGCGGAACGTTTGTGTGTCCGAGCAGGCCGCGCGCGCCAAGGCGTGCACGGTTCGCGAGGTCCTCGACCGGGTCGGCGGCAAGTGGAGCGTCGGAGTGATCATCGAGGCCAGTCAGGCGCCGGTGCGCTTCACCGAGCTCGAGCGCAAGATCGAGGGCATCAGCCGCCGGATGTTGACGCTGACCCTCCGCAACCTGGAACGGGACGGCCTCCTCACCCGCACGGTCTACCCGACCGTTCCGCCGAAGGTGGAGTACGTCGCGACCGACATGGCGCGGGAACTCTACGAGTCCCTGGTCACCCTGACCGACTGGGCGGAGCGGCACCGCGCTGCCATCACGGCCTCGCGGGAGGCCTACGACAGCGGGCGCGAGCTCGTCGAGTCCAAGACGAGCGCCTGA
- a CDS encoding 3-deoxy-7-phosphoheptulonate synthase class II: METKIRDKDSDTFENASLWPDEVADLPTSTRERITAAVALPAAQQPPWPDEGRLRSARQVLARMPALVTPAEVRRLRHRLADVANGEAFLLQGGDCAETFAGNTPAHVAGNLQTLLQMAVVLTYAADLPVVSVGRIAGQYAKPRSSPVDTLGLPAYRGDIVNSPDLTPSARTPDPHRMLHAYANASRAMEMVRRTGVTGLADLSRIHDLNHTFVHSAPTGRRYRALATDIDRALRFMTAWGMDHRAPDRTEIFTSHEALLLDFETSLLRPGVSGGDSVYAGSGHLVWIGERTRDLAGAHIALASLISNPVGVKLGPRTTPEEAVRYVELLDPDNEPGRLTFITRMGHDRIRAALPPIVEAVTATGHRVVWQCDPMHGNTHESPTGYKTRRFDEILTEAQGFFEVHRALGTHPGGIHLELTGDAVTECLGGPHDITDADLAGYYETACDPRLNTQQSVELAFRLAEIMRP, translated from the coding sequence ATGGAGACGAAAATCCGTGACAAAGATTCCGACACTTTCGAAAATGCGTCGCTGTGGCCGGACGAGGTGGCGGACCTGCCCACCTCGACGCGGGAACGGATCACCGCGGCGGTGGCGCTGCCGGCGGCGCAGCAGCCACCGTGGCCCGACGAGGGCCGGCTGCGAAGCGCACGGCAGGTGCTGGCGCGCATGCCGGCCCTGGTGACCCCGGCCGAGGTCCGTCGGCTGCGCCACCGCCTCGCCGACGTGGCGAACGGCGAGGCGTTCCTGCTCCAGGGCGGCGACTGCGCGGAGACCTTCGCCGGCAACACCCCGGCCCACGTGGCGGGCAACCTGCAGACGCTGCTGCAGATGGCCGTGGTGCTGACCTACGCGGCGGACCTGCCGGTGGTCAGCGTCGGCCGGATCGCCGGCCAGTACGCCAAGCCGCGGTCCAGCCCGGTCGACACGCTGGGCCTGCCGGCGTACCGGGGCGACATCGTGAACTCCCCCGACCTCACGCCCTCGGCGCGCACCCCCGACCCCCACCGCATGCTGCACGCCTACGCCAACGCCAGCCGGGCGATGGAGATGGTCCGCCGCACCGGCGTGACCGGGCTGGCCGATCTGAGCCGCATCCACGACCTCAACCACACCTTCGTGCACTCCGCGCCGACCGGCCGGCGGTACCGCGCTCTCGCCACGGACATCGACCGGGCCCTGCGGTTCATGACGGCGTGGGGAATGGACCACCGAGCGCCGGATCGCACCGAGATCTTCACCAGCCACGAGGCGCTGCTGCTCGACTTCGAGACCTCGCTGCTGCGGCCCGGCGTCAGCGGCGGCGACTCGGTCTACGCCGGTTCCGGGCACCTGGTCTGGATCGGCGAGCGCACCCGCGACCTCGCCGGCGCCCACATCGCCCTGGCGTCGCTGATCTCCAACCCTGTCGGGGTGAAGCTCGGTCCGCGGACCACCCCCGAGGAGGCGGTCCGCTACGTCGAACTGCTCGACCCCGACAACGAGCCCGGACGCCTCACGTTCATCACCCGCATGGGGCATGACCGCATCCGCGCCGCGCTGCCACCGATCGTCGAGGCGGTGACCGCCACCGGCCACCGGGTGGTCTGGCAGTGCGACCCGATGCACGGCAACACCCACGAGTCACCCACGGGCTACAAGACCCGCCGCTTCGACGAGATCCTGACCGAGGCGCAGGGGTTCTTCGAGGTGCACCGGGCGCTGGGCACCCATCCCGGGGGCATCCACCTCGAACTCACCGGCGACGCGGTCACCGAGTGCCTCGGCGGTCCGCACGACATCACGGACGCCGACCTCGCCGGCTACTACGAGACGGCGTGCGACCCGCGCCTCAACACCCAGCAGTCGGTCGAGCTGGCGTTCCGGCTCGCGGAGATCATGCGACCGTGA
- a CDS encoding DegT/DnrJ/EryC1/StrS family aminotransferase, which produces MVENAPESLSFPAWPQFGDEERTGLIRALEQGQWWRIAGNEVEAFEREFGAHHGAEHALAVTNGTHALELALEVLGVGPGTEVIVPAFTFISSSQAAQRLGAVAVPVDVDPATYCIDVAAAERAVTPRTRAIMPVHMAGHVADMDALAKLSADTDVPVIQDAAHAHGARWQGRRMGELGSVAAFSFQNGKLMTAGEGGAVLFPDGELWQEAFLRHSCGRPREDRSYLHRTSGSNFRLNEFSASVLRAQLGRLESQIDTREQRWPVLARDLAEIPGVVPQGRDERVDRNPHYMAMFRVPGLDEKRRNELVDVLIGKGLPAFASFRAIYRCDAFWERAAPDETVAEIASRCPVTEALFQDSIWLHHRVLLGAEEQMHDVASIIADHVPAP; this is translated from the coding sequence ATGGTTGAAAACGCACCCGAAAGTCTGAGCTTCCCGGCCTGGCCGCAATTCGGTGACGAGGAGCGGACGGGCCTGATCCGCGCGTTGGAGCAGGGCCAGTGGTGGCGGATCGCGGGCAACGAGGTGGAGGCCTTCGAGCGCGAGTTCGGGGCCCACCACGGCGCCGAGCACGCTCTCGCCGTCACGAACGGCACGCACGCCCTCGAACTGGCCCTCGAGGTGCTGGGGGTCGGTCCCGGAACCGAGGTCATCGTGCCCGCCTTCACCTTCATCTCGTCCTCGCAGGCCGCGCAGCGGCTCGGCGCGGTCGCGGTGCCGGTGGACGTGGACCCGGCCACGTACTGCATCGACGTGGCCGCCGCCGAGCGGGCCGTCACGCCGCGGACGCGGGCCATCATGCCGGTCCACATGGCCGGGCACGTCGCGGACATGGACGCGCTGGCGAAACTCTCCGCGGACACCGACGTCCCGGTGATCCAGGACGCGGCGCACGCCCACGGCGCACGCTGGCAGGGTCGCCGGATGGGCGAGCTGGGGTCGGTGGCCGCCTTCAGCTTCCAGAACGGCAAGCTGATGACCGCGGGCGAGGGCGGGGCGGTGCTCTTCCCCGACGGCGAACTGTGGCAGGAGGCGTTCCTGCGGCACAGTTGCGGCCGTCCCCGGGAGGACCGCAGCTACCTGCACCGCACCTCGGGTTCGAACTTCCGGCTGAACGAGTTCTCGGCGTCGGTGCTGCGGGCCCAGTTGGGTCGGCTCGAGAGCCAGATCGACACCCGCGAGCAGCGGTGGCCGGTGCTCGCCCGCGACCTGGCCGAGATTCCGGGAGTGGTACCGCAGGGTCGTGACGAGCGGGTGGACCGCAATCCGCACTACATGGCGATGTTCCGGGTGCCGGGTCTCGACGAGAAGCGTCGCAACGAGCTGGTGGACGTCCTGATCGGCAAGGGTCTCCCGGCGTTCGCGTCCTTCCGGGCCATCTACCGCTGCGACGCCTTCTGGGAGCGCGCCGCGCCTGACGAGACCGTGGCGGAGATCGCCTCGCGCTGCCCGGTGACCGAGGCGCTTTTCCAGGACAGCATCTGGCTGCACCACCGGGTCCTGCTCGGTGCGGAGGAGCAGATGCACGACGTCGCGTCGATCATCGCCGACCACGTGCCGGCACCGTGA
- a CDS encoding Gfo/Idh/MocA family oxidoreductase encodes MTGPRPPVRVAVIGLGWAGRSIWLPRLAAHPDYLVTAVVDPSAATREAAVASLPSATPLCEVDDLADAAADLAVVAVPNHLHTSVATRLLRRGFSVFLEKPVCLSTREAGELAEAERAGGAMLLAGSAARYRRDVVALCATSGSLGAIRHVDLSWIRARGVPDGVGWFTRRALSGGGASVDLGWHLLDMIEPLLGPVGIVQVAGAVSRDFVNDDASRAGWRRDAASGTTGDVEDTVRALLVTDTGVSVGLRAAWASHEPRDVTEIRVHGSAGNAVLRCTFGFSPNRLPAPVLTVRRHGVTETVAVEPEPVGAEYEHQLARLPELLADPANRGRAISEAHRSVDVIERLYASVPGLEPSSAPGTPGTPDRLPGARPVVRR; translated from the coding sequence GTGACCGGTCCGCGCCCGCCCGTCCGCGTCGCCGTCATCGGCCTCGGCTGGGCGGGGCGGTCGATCTGGTTGCCCCGGCTGGCCGCCCACCCGGACTATCTCGTGACCGCGGTGGTCGACCCGTCGGCGGCCACCCGCGAGGCGGCCGTGGCCTCGCTTCCGTCGGCGACCCCGCTGTGTGAGGTCGACGACCTCGCGGACGCCGCGGCCGACCTGGCGGTGGTCGCCGTGCCCAACCACCTGCACACCTCGGTCGCCACGCGCCTGCTGCGCCGGGGGTTCTCCGTCTTCCTGGAGAAGCCGGTGTGCCTCAGCACCCGGGAGGCCGGCGAGCTGGCGGAGGCGGAGCGGGCCGGCGGGGCGATGCTGCTGGCCGGCAGCGCCGCGCGATACCGCCGGGACGTCGTCGCCCTCTGCGCCACGTCGGGGTCGCTGGGAGCGATCCGCCACGTCGACCTGTCCTGGATCCGCGCCCGGGGCGTGCCCGACGGGGTCGGCTGGTTCACCCGGCGCGCGCTGTCCGGCGGTGGCGCCTCGGTCGACCTGGGCTGGCACCTGCTGGACATGATCGAACCGCTGCTGGGGCCGGTCGGGATCGTCCAGGTCGCCGGCGCGGTGTCCCGCGACTTCGTCAACGACGACGCCAGCCGCGCCGGATGGCGCCGGGACGCCGCGTCCGGCACCACCGGCGACGTCGAGGACACCGTTCGGGCGCTGCTCGTCACCGACACCGGGGTGTCGGTCGGGCTCCGCGCGGCATGGGCGTCGCACGAGCCCCGGGACGTGACCGAGATCCGCGTCCATGGCAGCGCCGGCAACGCGGTCCTGCGGTGCACCTTCGGCTTCAGCCCGAACCGGCTGCCCGCGCCGGTGCTGACGGTGCGCCGGCACGGCGTGACCGAGACCGTCGCCGTCGAACCGGAACCGGTCGGCGCCGAGTACGAACACCAACTTGCCCGCCTGCCCGAACTGCTCGCCGACCCGGCGAACCGGGGGCGGGCGATCAGCGAGGCGCACCGCAGCGTGGACGTGATCGAACGGCTCTATGCCTCGGTGCCCGGGCTCGAACCGAGCTCGGCTCCGGGAACCCCGGGAACGCCGGACCGGCTCCCCGGCGCGCGACCCGTCGTAAGGAGGTAG
- a CDS encoding type II 3-dehydroquinate dehydratase, translating into MAELLLLNGPNLSILGRRQPEIYGTATLADIEQAVTDELAGAGWKVRAVQSDSEAELIHAIQDGYDTVGAIVNPGALMIAGWSLRDALASYPRPWVEVHLSNVWARESFRHESVIAPLASGVVAGLGALGYRVAARALVALVGA; encoded by the coding sequence ATGGCCGAGCTTCTGTTACTGAACGGCCCGAACCTGAGCATCCTCGGCCGCCGGCAGCCGGAGATCTACGGGACGGCGACGTTGGCGGACATCGAGCAGGCGGTCACCGACGAGTTGGCCGGTGCGGGCTGGAAGGTGCGGGCCGTGCAGAGCGACTCGGAGGCCGAGCTGATCCACGCCATCCAGGACGGCTACGACACCGTGGGCGCCATCGTGAACCCCGGCGCTCTCATGATCGCCGGCTGGAGTCTGCGGGACGCGCTGGCCAGCTATCCGCGGCCCTGGGTGGAGGTACACCTGTCGAACGTGTGGGCCCGCGAGAGCTTCCGGCACGAGTCGGTGATCGCCCCGCTCGCCAGTGGGGTCGTCGCGGGGCTGGGCGCGCTCGGCTACCGGGTGGCCGCCCGCGCGCTGGTCGCGCTGGTCGGCGCCTGA
- a CDS encoding HAD-IA family hydrolase translates to MGGQNPTAEYIVFDLDGVLVDSMQVMRQAFHTAYAEVVGGGEAPFEEYNRHLGRYFPDIMRIMGLPLAMEEPFVRESYRLAHHIRPYDGVVEMLHELRARGIRTAVATGKSGPRARSLLGNLNLLDVFDHVLGSDEVARAKPAPDIILRALQLWDAPPGDAVMIGDAVTDLTSARAAGVGAIAALWGEPDTERLIAAGPDMVLHRPAEVLSLVPASAVR, encoded by the coding sequence ATGGGTGGACAGAATCCGACAGCCGAGTACATCGTCTTCGATCTCGATGGTGTGCTGGTCGACAGCATGCAGGTCATGCGGCAGGCGTTTCACACCGCGTACGCCGAGGTGGTGGGTGGCGGCGAGGCGCCGTTCGAGGAGTACAACCGGCACCTGGGCCGCTACTTCCCGGACATCATGCGGATCATGGGCCTGCCGCTGGCGATGGAGGAGCCGTTCGTCCGCGAGAGCTATCGACTGGCTCATCACATCCGCCCGTACGACGGTGTGGTCGAGATGTTGCACGAGCTGCGTGCCCGGGGGATCCGCACGGCGGTCGCGACCGGCAAGAGCGGCCCCCGGGCGCGCTCGTTGCTGGGCAACCTGAACCTGCTCGACGTCTTCGACCATGTGCTCGGCTCGGACGAGGTCGCCCGTGCGAAGCCGGCGCCGGACATCATCCTGCGGGCGTTGCAGCTGTGGGACGCCCCGCCGGGCGACGCGGTGATGATCGGCGACGCGGTGACCGACCTGACCAGCGCCCGGGCCGCCGGCGTCGGCGCGATCGCGGCGCTCTGGGGCGAGCCCGACACCGAGCGTCTGATCGCCGCCGGGCCCGACATGGTCCTGCACCGGCCCGCCGAGGTGCTGTCGTTGGTGCCGGCGTCGGCGGTGCGATGA
- a CDS encoding DHA2 family efflux MFS transporter permease subunit, which yields MSTTAPPVQPSRWAALIVLCAGFLMIILDQTIVNVALPSIQEDLKFEAADLTWVVNAYLIAFGGLLLLAGRLGDLIGRKRVFLSGLVVFVLASLWCGLATDQTMLIVARFVQGAGGAVTSAVILGMIFNLFPDPRELGKAIGIYSFVGAGGASGGLLLGGVLTQALSWHWIFFVNIPVGALIGIFGIRLLQNDSGLGLRRGADAVGAVLVTASLMIGSYAILKATEYGLGSAHTLGFGALAVLLLIAFIVRQTTARTPLLPLRVFRSRSLTGGNLVLGLMLAGMFSHLFLGSLYLQLVLGYSPFEIGLSFLPVSVSIGLLSVGASAPLNARFTPRWVAVVSLVFIAAGLALLGRAPVGGDYVADVLPALLCLGIGGGLAFPALVTIAMSGANPEDSGLASGVNNTVQQVGGALGLAVLATIAASRTADLLGEGKDQVTALDGGYDIGFATAAGIVLVAAVLGAVLLRPQPQAAPTLEPATVDDGVKPSV from the coding sequence ATGTCCACCACCGCACCTCCGGTACAGCCGTCCCGATGGGCCGCGCTCATCGTGCTGTGCGCCGGCTTCTTGATGATCATTCTTGATCAGACGATCGTCAATGTCGCGCTGCCGTCGATCCAGGAGGACCTCAAGTTCGAGGCGGCAGACCTGACGTGGGTGGTCAACGCCTATCTGATCGCCTTCGGCGGCCTGCTGCTGCTCGCCGGCCGGCTCGGCGATCTCATCGGTCGCAAGCGGGTCTTCCTGAGCGGGCTGGTCGTCTTCGTGCTCGCGTCGCTGTGGTGCGGCCTCGCCACCGACCAGACCATGCTGATCGTGGCGCGCTTCGTGCAGGGCGCCGGCGGCGCGGTCACCTCCGCCGTGATCCTCGGAATGATCTTCAACCTCTTCCCGGACCCGCGGGAGCTCGGCAAGGCCATCGGCATCTACAGCTTCGTCGGCGCCGGGGGCGCATCCGGCGGCCTGCTGCTCGGCGGCGTGCTCACCCAGGCGCTGAGCTGGCACTGGATCTTCTTCGTGAACATCCCGGTCGGCGCGCTCATCGGCATCTTCGGCATCCGGCTGCTCCAGAACGACAGCGGCCTGGGGCTGCGCCGGGGCGCGGACGCCGTGGGCGCGGTGCTCGTCACCGCCTCGCTCATGATCGGGTCGTACGCGATCCTCAAGGCCACCGAGTACGGCCTCGGCTCGGCGCACACGCTCGGATTCGGCGCCCTCGCCGTGCTGCTCCTCATCGCGTTCATCGTGCGGCAGACGACGGCACGCACGCCGCTGCTGCCGCTTCGCGTGTTCCGCTCCCGCAGCCTCACCGGCGGCAACCTCGTGCTGGGCCTGATGCTGGCCGGCATGTTCTCGCACCTCTTCCTGGGCTCGCTCTACCTGCAGCTCGTGCTCGGCTACTCCCCGTTCGAGATCGGGCTGTCGTTCCTGCCGGTCTCCGTGAGCATCGGTCTGCTCTCGGTGGGCGCCTCGGCGCCGCTCAACGCCCGCTTCACCCCCCGGTGGGTCGCCGTGGTGAGCCTGGTGTTCATCGCCGCCGGCCTCGCGCTGCTCGGTCGCGCCCCGGTCGGCGGCGACTACGTGGCGGACGTCCTGCCCGCCCTGCTGTGCCTCGGCATCGGCGGCGGTCTGGCCTTCCCCGCACTCGTGACGATCGCGATGTCGGGCGCGAACCCCGAGGACTCCGGTCTCGCCTCCGGCGTCAACAACACCGTGCAGCAGGTGGGCGGCGCCCTCGGCCTCGCGGTGCTCGCGACGATCGCCGCCTCGCGCACCGCCGACCTCCTCGGGGAGGGCAAGGACCAGGTCACGGCGCTGGACGGCGGGTACGACATCGGCTTCGCCACCGCCGCCGGCATCGTCCTGGTCGCCGCCGTCCTCGGCGCGGTGCTACTCCGCCCGCAGCCGCAGGCCGCGCCGACCCTCGAACCGGCGACCGTCGACGATGGTGTCAAGCCGAGTGTGTGA